A section of the Stenotrophomonas acidaminiphila genome encodes:
- a CDS encoding LacI family transcriptional regulator yields MSLRKKADSDATTRPLGRAATINDIARLSGVSKKTVSRIINNSPLVRKDTREKVEALMREVGYAPDPLARGLAFRRSFLIGMVYDNPTAQYVVDMQYGALDALRGSSFELVVHPCDTRSPGYIEGVKRFVQQQKLHGVILVPRASEDQALADMLEEIGCRYTRIASLPLDDTSQMVITHDRDGAAEAADYLLSLGHRDIALITGPSAYRSAHERTAGFIDALQRRGIELPPARIIEAGYTFESGVAAAEKLLLGKQRPTAIFTGNDEMAAGVYKVAMRAGINIPRELSVVGYDDSPLASRLWPSLTSVRRNTRDTGRTAAAMLIQPEGQAALQIASVRPHLIVRDSCQPPLD; encoded by the coding sequence ATGTCATTGCGCAAGAAGGCCGATTCCGACGCCACGACCCGGCCGCTGGGCAGGGCCGCGACCATCAACGACATCGCGCGCCTGTCCGGTGTGTCCAAGAAGACGGTGTCGCGGATCATCAACAACTCGCCGCTGGTGCGCAAAGACACCCGCGAGAAGGTCGAGGCGCTGATGCGCGAGGTCGGCTACGCACCGGATCCGCTGGCGCGCGGGCTGGCGTTCCGGCGCTCGTTCCTGATCGGCATGGTCTACGACAACCCCACCGCGCAGTACGTGGTGGACATGCAGTACGGCGCGCTCGATGCGCTGCGCGGCTCCAGCTTCGAGCTGGTGGTGCACCCCTGCGACACCCGCAGCCCCGGTTACATCGAGGGCGTGAAGCGCTTCGTGCAGCAGCAGAAGCTGCACGGCGTGATCCTGGTGCCGCGCGCGTCCGAGGACCAGGCGCTGGCCGACATGCTGGAGGAGATCGGCTGCCGCTACACCCGCATCGCCTCGCTGCCGCTGGACGACACCTCGCAGATGGTGATCACCCACGACCGCGACGGCGCCGCCGAGGCCGCCGATTACCTGCTTTCGCTCGGCCACCGCGACATCGCCCTGATCACAGGCCCGTCGGCCTACCGCTCGGCGCACGAGCGCACCGCCGGCTTCATCGACGCGCTGCAGCGGCGCGGCATCGAACTGCCGCCGGCGCGCATCATCGAGGCCGGCTACACCTTCGAATCGGGCGTGGCCGCGGCCGAGAAGCTGCTGCTCGGCAAGCAGCGCCCGACCGCGATCTTCACCGGCAACGACGAGATGGCCGCCGGCGTCTACAAGGTCGCCATGCGCGCCGGCATCAACATCCCGCGCGAACTGTCGGTGGTCGGCTACGACGACAGCCCGCTGGCCTCGCGGCTGTGGCCGTCGCTGACCTCGGTGCGGCGCAATACCCGCGATACCGGCCGCACCGCTGCGGCGATGCTGATCCAGCCCGAGGGCCAGGCCGCACTGCAGATCGCCAGCGTGCGCCCGCACCTGATCGTGCGCGATTCCTGCCAACCGCCCCTGGATTGA
- a CDS encoding 2-deoxy-D-gluconate 3-dehydrogenase — translation MTNPFSLEGKVALVTGANTGLGQGIALALAAAGADIAGAGIVPAEETAGKVRALGRRFVNIEANLISIEPVERVVREAVEGLGGLDILVNNAGLIRRADAVEFSEKDWDDVMNVNIKSAFFMCQAAGRHFIAQGRGKIINIASMLSFQGGIRVPSYTASKSGIAGITRLLANEWAQQGVNINAIAPGYMATDNTAQLRADEDRNKAILDRIPAGRWGRPEDLGGTAVFLASSASDYVNGAVIPVDGGWLAR, via the coding sequence ATGACGAATCCATTCAGCCTCGAAGGCAAGGTCGCGCTGGTAACCGGTGCCAATACCGGCCTGGGCCAGGGCATCGCGCTGGCGCTGGCCGCCGCCGGGGCCGACATCGCCGGCGCCGGCATCGTCCCGGCCGAGGAGACCGCCGGGAAGGTGCGTGCGCTGGGCCGCCGCTTCGTCAACATCGAGGCCAACCTGATCAGCATCGAACCGGTCGAGCGCGTGGTGCGCGAAGCCGTCGAGGGCCTGGGCGGGCTGGACATCCTGGTCAACAACGCCGGGTTGATCCGCCGCGCCGACGCGGTGGAGTTCAGCGAAAAGGACTGGGACGACGTGATGAACGTCAACATCAAGTCCGCGTTCTTCATGTGCCAGGCCGCCGGCAGGCATTTCATCGCCCAGGGCCGCGGCAAGATCATCAACATCGCCTCGATGCTGTCCTTCCAGGGCGGCATCCGGGTGCCGTCCTACACCGCGTCCAAGAGCGGCATCGCCGGCATCACCCGGCTGCTGGCCAACGAGTGGGCGCAGCAGGGGGTGAACATCAACGCCATCGCCCCCGGTTACATGGCCACCGACAACACCGCCCAGCTGCGCGCCGACGAGGACCGCAACAAGGCGATCCTGGACCGCATCCCGGCCGGCCGCTGGGGCAGGCCGGAAGACCTCGGCGGCACGGCCGTGTTCCTCGCCTCCAGCGCCTCGGACTACGTCAACGGCGCGGTCATCCCGGTCGACGGCGGCTGGCTGGCGCGCTGA
- a CDS encoding GTP cyclohydrolase I has product MADSNNPSVTQAQAEEAVRTLLRWAGEDPAREGLLDTPRRVAEAYGDWFKGYQDDPREYLARTFEEVAGYDEMIVLRDIEYESHCEHHMAPIIGRVHVGYVPNGRVVGISKLARVVEAYARRFQVQEKMTAQIADVIQDVLQPLGVGVVVEGSHECMTTRGIHKRGVSMVTSRMRGSFHDDARTRAEFLRFIEVGHARR; this is encoded by the coding sequence ATGGCCGACTCCAACAACCCGTCCGTCACCCAGGCCCAGGCCGAGGAGGCCGTGCGCACCCTGCTGCGCTGGGCCGGCGAAGACCCCGCCCGCGAGGGCCTGCTGGACACCCCGCGGCGGGTGGCCGAGGCCTATGGCGACTGGTTCAAGGGCTACCAGGACGATCCGCGTGAATACCTGGCGCGTACCTTCGAGGAAGTGGCCGGCTACGACGAGATGATCGTGCTGCGCGACATCGAGTACGAAAGCCACTGCGAGCACCACATGGCGCCGATCATCGGCCGCGTGCACGTGGGCTACGTGCCCAACGGCCGCGTGGTCGGCATCTCCAAGCTGGCGCGCGTGGTCGAGGCCTATGCACGCCGCTTCCAGGTGCAGGAAAAGATGACCGCGCAGATCGCCGACGTCATCCAGGACGTGCTGCAGCCGCTGGGCGTGGGCGTGGTGGTGGAGGGCTCGCACGAGTGCATGACCACCCGCGGCATCCACAAGCGCGGCGTCAGCATGGTCACCTCGCGCATGCGCGGCAGCTTCCACGACGATGCCCGCACCCGCGCCGAGTTCCTGCGCTTCATCGAAGTGGGCCACGCGCGGCGCTGA